In Drosophila innubila isolate TH190305 chromosome 2R unlocalized genomic scaffold, UK_Dinn_1.0 1_C_2R, whole genome shotgun sequence, the following are encoded in one genomic region:
- the LOC117783147 gene encoding PHD finger protein rhinoceros isoform X15: MPNNRNRNRNRNRNKRNKNQNANQNKQPTTEEEKQEQAEQQQEESTTTTTTTSSSSAITATTTTLKAADDHHNDNNANSGNISNGSSTASDSITVADLAPTGIAGNNSNVAPVNQPEDQPRAIAEDQPVSQPKTTIVDQLVVQSIEASADRSKEQAEERVEDQSTARAEDQLEQQPKQPEDQLIEQPKDQSADQVKEKPVDCTKDQLTDHFEDQLAEQSKEPVVHIVSVQVERKQEPEEQLIAHSTNYLADQFKDPSAQRSKHQQQSKEQPTVHIVHVIVQKDESCINRTEDQSDQLIDQPKPAVRLIPVTLEKKEICLKEVQQQSSNAMGAKNSKQQQEQQSELPQQQQQSELPQQQQQKAPGSPRQAKVIVHRIVREASDEIDGQQQQQAATPQQSLSRQQHAPNQPLQRSTKVIIHQIRVETEEEERARRGKPTIEEISSTTTTTSTHSTSNNSGTLSPPPRYLVESPSPKNVSTVAQFGKFSRDVQIQELELNSDCSSGEFNFNGMQSPVVCEVDSETEATTPVAVKAFSPDLPSSSRAELQEQLRQKRAQKRNALESHFLPQLLSPRYLDSILEENSETTAGSDQALSRSNSSASSDPAKSRSVVPQKANESFPRSQLDFSRRHKRREEPVALMLETKLLDQPSDLESCTRLQSTLSPQSEDAELVYLSSSASSSVSDLMELELEQAAALAERALIDLDTDASKLINRPDDDVSSTTTTEPVSSSNETETEGECEVETEVDTETEATVQSSRESTPVNAHPPNEEASPSSSLSSLLSAATPTPTPTPAEAPTSMSTTPTRAFNERERESTLDEVPAMLANECGSNKLANSRTAAPSLSVTREEFVRNMEKVRELIEMTRREENAIDNANGNGNANANGNGNENRNELRCRLTPSPPPPPVPPPPSSMHYPLPTHTATSTTEMHPILSPLLLKRQESNDSHCSDSTQHSQCTAIHMASPPPTNQPPTPPLRQQPPQQQPPQQQQPTQLELSAISQFSGDTDAESIKKLRLLCTETLASMPYGEQMLEELATVAQNITEQQQQQQQQQHASNMPYPLPHLPHISDLQLSLGAAKEDAWLGLPTQADPKLLVCLSPGQRALVEQQQQQSKSAPDQLLDAHEKFMQRRGYHELTVEQVRALDSEQLKLEQEQILKTAAKMRELRKSLTPTSPTPTTAAATTAEAPQQLSSPVPPPVPVKSAETAAKAKSQADDARERGSYQKVITSTATSSFENKPRQAAADPQQQSSEQLPYSFDQRTSRRTEQQQQQQQHSSYTSNSNNSSYMSSNNTTSNNCNHSGKHSSNQSKFPASMESELARMFPSIAQQGDIFDEERKRFSNIEQSSQQKPLQTKRYSNIETSSFESKKRTENGQVVYDYSNSSREQQEEGEKPTNGGKFPLQEAAQPKVHHINVRKAAEDEVDCAPPVPPPPATNIMSATKLNGKASTFIDDAQQQQLIAESSSNNREEQQQINSTVASSKVNNVGSTYEEFRQRAKAAVEAIAQPNSNSHSNIIGNISQPLDNEKLFKDFDALSQQLNAELQTSRDKREQRDKSASLYDLSRPSNNSGNMSVHGQQLEQLKQLRHAHMQELEREIERSTRSRQERLSSVPRTTEIPIDLAPDYAARSRRAESLCNLNEPLRPHSSAEHYRAPQDDWSRYASDLGYSENIARPFAREVEICYQRQGQRQPHAIRAPRLSVSTNDLSSSSYDSYNAYGGARRHAPMLQQAPQQQRPHFASCYSMIERDPNPTYISTTSRRGVSPAPPTPQAPQPPAYDRQQRRASLPRELHEQQLKYILSKEEELKLEFERLQQERRRLMDEMHRAPTVLQAPPPRRESYRPAPKLPTLSEDEVFRQQMAEEWMNKVAEREERRQHKIIKISKIEDEQQHVTEEQANISDEFLNRVKERRHKLAMPADSDWESGAESQPMQAKAAGSESDVEAPPVRVLEGQAEANLRELPRHLREFAKFSTCEQLEGGQGQVERHEEQERSEMATDNSHSSASKKSTIVKTYKVSRLPPSVQGVWTPKSQTPHGSSNDLDNCCSSAAPTPPPPPTQPVWTPQPSPALSGRKEFRPVRFESPTLPRRYTAQQQQQQQQQQQQQQQHPQATTTIPPWSYTNGSCPVPSAPRSTTTNLSSNNSDYAETDCSTHFGPVAPSASVSDKIKTFERSASTSELNRPFVRRQLSDCSRPVYRPNEVIYKVKHEYMSEPETESDRPRKMAQLGRRQYEGIGPVTHDGMPIILRSEVQEPHQHEWYKRLYQTIHKQKNGDDFVIRYKCPREILDCFY; encoded by the exons ATGCCAaataatcgtaatcgtaatcgcaatcgtaatcgtaataaGCGCAATAAGAATCAAAacgcaaatcaaaataaacagccAACGACAGAGGAGGAGAAACAGGAGCAAGCAGAGCAGCAACAGGAGGagtcaacgacaacaacaacaacaacatcatcatcatcagcaataacagcaacaacaacaacattaaaggCAGCTGACGATCatcataatgataataatgcaAATTCTGGCAACATTTCAAATGGGTCATCAACAGCCAGCGACAGCATTACAGTTGCTGATTTGGCTCCGACTGGCATAGCTGGCAATAACAGCAACGTAGCGCCGGTGAATCAGCCAGAAGATCAGCCAAGAGCTATTGCTGAAGATCAGCCAGTGAGTCAGCCAAAGACCACGATAGTTGATCAGCTGGTAGTTCAATCTATAGAAGCCTCAGCTGATCGTTCTAAAGAGCAGGCTGAAGAGCGTGTTGAGGATCAGTCAACGGCTCGCGCTGAGGATCAGCTGGAACAACAGCCAAAGCAGCCTGAAGATCAACTGATAGAGCAGCCTAAAGATCAGTCAGCTGATCAAGTAAAGGAGAAGCCTGTCGATTGTACCAAAGATCAGCTAACTGATCATTTTGAGGATCAGCTAGCAGAACAGTCAAAAGAGCCTGTAGTTCACATAGTGAGTGTACAAGTTGAAAGAAAACAAGAGCCGGAAGAACAGCTGATCGCGCATTCAACTAATTACTTAGCTGATCAATTTAAAGATCCATCTGCACAACGCTCTAAGCATCAGCAACAGTCAAAAGAGCAGCCCACAGTTCACATCGTGCATGTGATCGTTCAAAAGGACGAAAGCTGTATAAATCGAACTGAAGATCAGTCAGATCAGCTTATAGATCAACCAAAGCCAGCAGTACGCTTGATTCCTGTAACTTTAGAGAAGAAAGAGATCTGTTTAAAGGAGGTGCAGCAGCAGTCAAGCAACGCAATGGGCGCCAAGAACtccaagcagcagcaggagcagcaatcagagttgccacaacagcagcagcaatcagagttgccacagcagcagcaacaaaaggcGCCAGGGAGCCCACGCCAAGCCAAGGTCATAGTGCATCGCATAGTGCGTGAGGCGAGCGATGAAATCGatggacaacagcaacaacaggcagCAACACCACAGCAATCTCTGTCACGGCAGCAACATGCGCCTAATCAGCCGCTGCAACGGAGTACCAAGGTGATTATACATCAGATTCGCGTAGAGACGGAAGAAGAGGAGCGCGCTCGAAGAGGTAAGCCCACAATTGAGGAGATCAGCagcacaacgacaacaacatcaacacacAGCACCAGCAATAACAGCGGCACATTGTCACCTCCGCCACGATATCTCGTTGAATCTCCTTCTCCGAAGAACGTCTCGACTGTCGCACAGTTCGGAAAATTCTCGCGAGATGTGCAGATTCAGGAGTTGGAGCTGAACAGCGATTGCAGTTCGGGAGAGTTTAATTTCAACGGAATGCAATCTCCGGTGGTGTGTGAGGTGGACTCGGAGACGGAGGCCACCACGCCCGTGGCTGTGAAAGCGTTCTCGCCAGATCTGCCGTCCAGCAGCCGTGCGGAGCTACAGGAGCAACTGCGTCAGAAACGTGCCCAGAAACGGAATGCACTTGAATCGCACTTTCTGCCGCAGCTGCTCAGTCCGCGCTATCTGGACAGCATTCTGGAGGAGAATAGCGAAACAACTGCGGGCAGTGACCAAGCCTTGAGTCGCAGCAACTCATCCGCGAGCAGTGATCCTGCCAAGAGTCGTTCCGTTGTGCCACAAAAGGCAAATGAATCCTTTCCGCGCAGTCAACTCGACTTCAGTCGCCGGCACAAGCGTCGCGAGGAGCCAGTGGCTCTCATGCTGGAAACAAAGCTGCTGGATCAGCCCAGTGATCTGGAGAGCTGCACCCGACTCCAGAGCACGCTTTCTCCTCAATCCGAGGACGCCGAACTCGTCTATCTCAGCTCCTCCGCCTCGAGCAGTGTCTCCGATCTAATGGAACTCGAATTGGAACAAGCTGCAGCTTTGGCGGAACGTGCTCTCATCGATCTTGATACGGATGCCAGCAAGCTGATCAATCGACCCGACGATGATGTcagcagcacaacaacaactgagccCGTCAGCTCATCCAATGAAACGGAAACTGAGGGAGAGTGTGAG GTCGAAACGGAAGTGGACACGGAAACGGAGGCGACCGTTCAATCGAGTCGGGAGAGCACACCTGTTAATGCTCATCCACCAAACGAAGAGGCATCGCCAAGCAGCTCGCTTTCATCGTTGCTGAGTGCCGCAACACCAACGCCGACGCCAACGCCAGCAGAGGCGCCAACGTCGATGTCGACGACGCCCACGCGAGCGTTTAATGAGCGGGAAAGAGAGTCAACTTTGGATGAGGTGCCAGCGATGTTGGCCAACGAATGTGGCTCGAACAAATTGGCCAACAGTCGAACTGCAGCGCCGTCGCTGTCGGTAACGCGCGAGGAATTTGTACGCAATATGGAAAAAGTGCGCGAATTGATCGAAATGACGCGACGCGAAGAAAACGCGATCGATAACGCCAATGGAAACGGAAACGCGAACGCAAATGGAAACGGGAATGAAAATCGTAACGAGTTGCGCTGTAGGTTAACACCctcgccaccgccaccgcctgTGCCACCACCACCCAGCAGCATGCACTACCCACTACCCACCCACACAGCCACCTCAACCACTGAAATGCATCCAATCCTCAGTCCATTATTGCTCAAGCGTCAAGAATCAAATGATTCACATTGCTCAGATAGCACACAGCACAGTCAATGCACTGCCATCCATATGGCCTCACCACCACCCACAAACCAACCACCCACGCCCCCGCTACGCCAgcaaccaccacaacaacaaccaccacaacaacaacaacccacACAATTGGAGCTTAGtgcaatttcacaattttcaggCGACACGGATGCGGAAAGCATCAAAAAACTGCGTCTGCTATGCACGGAAACCTTGGCCTCGATGCCTTATGGCGAACAGATGCTTGAGGAGCTTGCAACTGTGGCACAAAACATAacagaacaacagcagcagcagcagcagcaacaacacgcGAGCAACATGCCTTATcctttgccacatttgccgCACATCAGCGACTTGCAGCTGTCCTTAGGAGCCGCCAAAGAGGATGCCTGGCTAGGTTTGCCCACGCAAGCAGATCCCAAGCTGTTGGTTTGCCTCTCACCTGGACAACGTGCGCTGgtcgagcagcagcagcagcaatcgaAGTCTGCTCCTGATCAGCTGCTGGATGCACATGAAAAGTTTATGCAACGTCGCGGTTACCATGAGTTGACTGTAGAACAGGTGCGTGCCTTGGACAGCGAACAACTGAAACTGGAACAGGAGCAGATACTCAAAACGGCAGCGAAAATGCGCGAATTGCGCAAGAGTTTAACGCCCACAtcgccaacaccaacaacagcagcagcaacaacagcagaagcacCGCAGCAATTGTCGTCGCCGGTGCCGCCGCCGGTGCCAGTGAAGAGCGCAGAGACGGCGGCCAAGGCGAAGAGTCAGGCAGATGACgcaagagagagaggcagCTATCAAAAGGTGATCACATCGACAGCGACATCatcatttgaaaataaaccAAGACAAGCAGCAGCTGATCCACAGCAGCAATCGTCAGAGCAGTTGCCTTACTCATTTGACCAACGCACGTCCAGGCGcacagagcagcagcagcagcagcagcagcatagCAGCTACacgagcaacagcaacaacagcagctacatGAGCAGCAATAATACtaccagcaacaactgcaaccacAGCGGCAAACACTCCAGCAACCAGAGCAAATTTCCAGCCAGCATGGAGAGTGAATTGGCGCGCATGTTTCCAAGCATTGCCCAACAGGGTGACATCTTTGATGAGGAGCGCAAACGCTTCTCCAACATTGAGCAAAGCAGTCAACAGAAACCGTTGCAAACTAAACGTTATTCCAACATTGAAACAAGCTCATTTGAGTCGAAGAAACGCACAGAAAATGGACAAGTTGTCTATGattacagcaacagcagcagggaGCAGCAAGAGGAGGGTGAAAAGCCCACAAATGGTGGCAAGTTTCCACTTCAAGAAGCAGCACAGCCCAAGGTGCATCACATAAATGTGAGAAAGGCAGCTGAAGATGAGGTGGATTGTGCACCGCCAGTGCCACCGCCGCCGGCAACAAATATTATGTCAGCAACGAAATTAAATGGCAAAGCAAGCACTTTCATTGATGacgcacaacagcaacaactaatcgctgagagcagcagcaacaatagagaagagcaacaacagatAAACTCAACTGTTGCCAGCTCCAAGGTGAACAACGTCGGCAGCACTTATGAGGAATTTCGGCAACGTGCCAAGGCAGCAGTCGAAGCAATTGCTCagcccaacagcaacagccacagcaacatcATCGGCAACATCTCGCAACCTTTGGATAATGAAAAGCTATTCAAGGACTTTGATGCCTTGTCCCAGCAACTCAATGCCGAGCTGCAGACGAGTCGCGATAAACGCGAGCAACGCGACAAATCTGCCTCTCTCTATGATCTTAGTCGGccgagcaacaacagcggcaacatgTCCGTTCATGGCCAACAGTTGGAGCAACTGAAGCAGCTACGTCATGCGCACATGCAGGAATTGgagcgggaaattgaacgtTCGACCAGGTCGCGACAGGAGCGTTTATCCTCAGTGCCGCGAACCACGGAGATTCCCATAGATCTAGCTCCTGATTACGCTGCTCGTTCCCGTCGCGCTGAGTCGCTGTGCAATCTGAATGAGCCACTGCGTCCGCACAGCTCGGCGGAGCATTATCGTGCACCACAGGACGATTGGTCGCGGTATGCCAGCGACTTGGGTTACTCGGAGAACATAGCGCGTCCCTTTGCCCGCGAGGTGGAGATTTGCTATCAGCGTCAGGGACAGCGGCAACCACATGCGATACGTGCACCACGTCTGTCTGTCAGCACCAATGATTTGTCCAGCAGCAGCTACGACAGCTACAATGCCTACGGTGGTGCAAGGCGGCATGCCCCCATGTTGCAACAGGcgccgcagcagcagaggcCGCATTTCGCCAGCTGCTATTCGATGATTGAACGGGATCCCAATCCCACGTACATCAGCACCACCTCCAGGCGTGGCGTGTCCCCAGCACCACCCACACCGCAGGCACCACAGCCGCCTGCCTACGACAGGCAGCAGCGTCGTGCCTCCTTGCCACGCGAGTTGCACGAACAGCAGTTGAAGTATATTCTCAGCAAGGAGGAGGAACTGAAGCTGGAGTTCGAGCGGTTGCAGCAGGAGAGGAGGCGTCTCATGGATGAGATGCACAGGGCACCGACGGTGTTGCAGGCGCCACCACCACGCCGGGAGAGCTATCGACCAGCTCCCAAGTTGCCAACGCTGAGCGAGGATGAGGTGTTCCGTCAGCAAATGGCCGAGGAATGGATGAACAAGGTGGCGGAGCGGGAGGAGCGACGTCAGCACAAGATTATCAAGATATCAAAGATCGAGGACGAGCAGCAGCATGTCACCGAGGAGCAGGCGAACATCAGCGATGAGTTCCTCAACCGGGTGAAGGAGCGCAGGCACAAGCTCGCCATGCCCGCGGACAGCGACTGGGAAAGCGGTGCGGAATCCCAGCCGATGCAGGCCAAGGCAGCGGGCAGCGAGTCCGATGTGGAAGCGCCTCCCGTGCGCGTCCTTGAGGGTCAAGCGGAGGCGAATCTGCGCGAACTGCCGCGACATCTGCGGGAATTCGCCAAGTTCTCCACTTGCGAGCAACTGGAGGGCGGTCAGGGTCAAGTGGAGCGACACGAGGAGCAGGAGCGCAGCGAGATGGCAACCGATAATTCACATAGCAGCGCCAGCAAGAAGTCAACTATTGTGAAGACGTACAAGGTGTCCAGGCTGCCGCCTTCTGTCCAGG GCGTTTGGACACCCAAGAGTCAAACACCACACGGCTCCAGCAACGATCTGGACAACTGTTGCTCATCGGCGGCACCaacaccaccgccaccacccaCACAACCGGTGTGGACACCACAGCCATCGCCAGCCTTGAGCGGACGCAAGGAGTTCCGTCCCGTGCGCTTTGAATCACCCACCTTGCCACGTCGCTACACggcccagcaacaacaacagcaacaacaacaacagcaacagcagcaacaacatccacaaGCGACGACGACAATACCACCGTGGTCTTATACCAACGGCAGCTGCCCTGTGCCAAGTGCACCACGCAGCACCACCACTAATTTGAGCTCCAACAACTCCGACTACGCCGAAACCGATTGCTCCACCCACTTTGGACCCGTGGCGCCCTCTGCCAGCGTTTCCGATAAGATTAAAA CATTTGAACGCTCGGCTTCCACATCGGAGCTGAACAGGCCGTTCGTACGCCGTCAACTGTCTGACTGTAGCCGTCCAGTTTATAGGCCTAATGAAGTCA TCTACAAAGTCAAGCACGAGTATATGAGCGAACCGGAAACGGAAAGCGATCGTCCGCGCAAAATGGCACAGTTAGGTCGACGGCAATACGAAGGCATCGGTCCGGTGACCCACGATGGAATGCCCATAATACTCAGATCG GAAGTCCAGGAGCCGCATCAGCATGAATGGTACAAGCGACTCTATCAGACCATACATAAGCAGAAGAATGGcg ATGATTTCGTGATACGCTACAAGTGTCCCAGAG aaatattgGATTGCTTTTACTAA